The following are from one region of the Poecilia reticulata strain Guanapo linkage group LG7, Guppy_female_1.0+MT, whole genome shotgun sequence genome:
- the ptpn11b gene encoding tyrosine-protein phosphatase non-receptor type 11b produces the protein MTSRRWFHPNITGIEAEQVLLTRGVHGSFLARPSKSNPGDFTLSVRRNNEVTHIKIQNSGDYYDLYGGEKFATLAELVQYYTEQQDLLRERNGHVIELKYPLNCKDPTSERWYHGHLSGRDAEKLLTEKGKAGSFLVRESQSKPGDFVLSVLTNEEKHDNVDRKTKVTHVMIRFQEGKYDVGGGERFDTLADLVDHYKKNPMVEKSGIVVHLKQPFNATRINAANIENRVRELNKVADNSEKPKQGFWEEFEVLQQQECKLLYPRKEGQKPENKSKNRYKNILPFDTTRVVVKDSESDAPGSDYINANYIRNVSEDGCHVEESKVFIATQGCLQNTVNDFWKMVYQENAHVIVMTTKEMERGRNKCVRYWPDLNGTKEFGKVLVRNVEEQPAQDYILRKLEVTRLDRKEPLRYIWHYQYLSWPDHGVPNEPGGVLWFLEEVNCTQSTIKDTGPIIVHCSAGIGRTGTIIVIDILIDIINRQGLDCDIDIPKTIQMVRQQRSGMVQTEAQYKFIYMAVQQYIDTVQKRLEEEQRNKMKEREYSNIKYPQMTNSRSKHNMASSRSSSVMTNDDSSSVYENINFRTPQASFSSNTRR, from the exons GCGTAACAATGAGGTGACCCACATTAAGATCCAGAACTCTGGGGACTACTATGACCTGTACGGTGGCGAGAAGTTTGCCACGCTAGCCGAGCTGGTGCAGTATTACACTGAACAGCAGGACCTGCTGCGCGAGAGGAACGGCCATGTCATTGAGCTGAAGTATCCACTCAACTGCAAGGATCCCACCTCTGAGAG GTGGTACCATGGACACCTCTCTGGGAGAGATGCAGAGAAACTCCTCACAGAAAAAGGCAAAGCCGGCAGCTTTCTGGTCCGGGAGAGTCAGAGTAAACCTGGAGACTTTGTCCTGTCGGTTCTCACCAACGAGGAGAAGCATGACAACGTCGACCGCAAAACCAAAGTCACACATGTTATGATTCGCTTCCAG gaAGGCAAGTATGATGTGGGAGGTGGTGAACGGTTTGACACGTTGGCCGATCTGGTGGATCACTACAAGAAGAACCCCATGGTGGAAAAAAGTGGCATTGTAGTACATCTCAAACAG CCTTTTAACGCCACGAGGATAAATGCTGCCAACATCGAGAACCGGGTACGAGAACTCAACAAAGTAGCAGACAACTCAGAGAAGCCAAAACAAGGATTCTGGGAGGAGTTTGAG GTACTTCAGCAGCAAGAGTGCAAACTGCTGTATCCCCGGAAAGAGGGCCAGAAGCCAGAAAACAAGAGTAAAAACAGATACAAGAACATCCTCCCCT TCGACACAACGCGAGTTGTGGTTAAAGACTCTGAATCAGACGCTCCGGGTTCAGATTACATCAACGCTAACTATATCAGA AACGTGAGTGAAGATGGGTGCCATGTGGAGGAGAGTAAAGTCTTCATTGCCACTCAGGGTTGCCTGCAGAACACGGTGAACGACTTCTGGAAGATGGTGTATCAGGAGAATGCTCACGTCATTGTCATGACAACCAAGGAGATGGAGCGGGGAAGG AACAAATGCGTCCGGTACTGGCCGGACCTCAATGGCACTAAAGAGTTTGGGAAAGTCCTGGTGAGGAATGTGGAAGAGCAGCCGGCGCAGGACTACATCCTGAGGAAGCTGGAGGTGACACGCCTGGACAGG AAGGAGCCTCTGCGGTACATCTGGCACTACCAGTACCTGAGCTGGCCGGACCACGGCGTCCCCAACGAGCCCGGTGGCGTCCTCTGGTTCTTGGAGGAAGTCAACTGCACACAGAGCACTATTAAGGATACTGGACCCATCATTGTCCACTGCAG CGCGGGCATCGGCAGAACCGGCACCATCATCGTCATCGACATCCTCATCGACATCATCAACCGCCAAG GGCTGGACTGTGACATCGATATCCCAAAGACCATCCAGATGGTCCGGCAGCAACGGTCCGGCATGGTCCAGACTGAGGCACAGTACAAGTTCATCTACATGGCAGTGCAGCAGTACATAGACACGGTCCAGAagaggctggaggaggagcag AGGAATAAAATGAAGGAGAGAGAATATTCAAACATCAARTATCCACAGATGACCAACTCCAGGTCTAAGCACAACATGGCGTCCTCCAGGTCGTCTTCAGT AATGACAAATGATGATTCTTCGAGCGTGTACGAGAATATAAACTTCAGAACCCCCCAGGCATCGTTCAGTAGTAACACCAGGAGATAA
- the rnf223 gene encoding RING finger protein 223, with protein sequence MGENTPQIWHMQIPGQEVPDELQKKISVASQPECSICYNSYDNVFKTPKLLECTHTFCLECLSRLMAISLTDQDEGAGSTRLSCPFCRHPTMLPEDGPPALATSREVLCKLPSHQQQEEPVWLEGEKLCYKTSRQDALSGAPDSPTAFCICIDIGASKSVDAPVQTRRRSLGLMGRLADWKRMVLFVVLMVLLVIVVLWPLQCVFTTGNMRCMRNGPHISTTVTTTTIDQSISRFSLKG encoded by the coding sequence ATGGGAGAAAACACTCCACAGATCTGGCACATGCAGATTCCTGGGCAGGAAGTTCCAGATGAGCTTCAGAAGAAGATATCGGTGGCTAGCCAGCCGGAGTGCTCCATCTGCTACAACAGCTATGACAACGTCTTCAAAACACCCAAGCTGCTGGAGTGCACACACACCTTTTGCCTGGAGTGCCTGTCCCGCCTCATGGCCATCTCCCTGACCGATCAAGACGAGGGTGCTGGCAGCACACGCCTCTCTTGCCCGTTCTGCCGCCATCCAACTATGCTGCCGGAGGACGGGCCCCCCGCCCTGGCCACCAGCCGGGAGGTCCTCTGCAAACTGCCCAgccaccagcagcaggaggagcctGTGTGGCTGGAGGGGGAGAAGCTGTGCTACAAGACCTCCAGACAGGACGCCCTCTCCGGAGCGCCTGACAGCCCCACGGCCTTCTGCATCTGCATCGACATCGGGGCCAGTAAGTCAGTGGATGCTCCGGTCCAGACCAGGCGCCGGAGCTTGGGTCTGATGGGCCGACTGGCAGACTGGAAGAGGATGGTGCTGTTCGTGGTGCTCATGGTGCTGCTGGTCATAGTGGTGCTGTGGCCTCTGCAGTGTGTGTTCACCACCGGAAACATGCGCTGCATGAGAAACGGACCCCACATCAGCACCACGGTAACCACCACCACCATTGACCAGTCGATCAGCAGGTTCAGCCTGAAAGGATGA